catgttaattattatagtaaaaaaaaaaacaattgtagtTATCAATATTGAATTGGCAAAAAGTTGTTCTTTGTGAGTGCAGTCTCTTAAAATCCAGTCATCACATTCGACTGAAAGTCATGGTCATTCACTGGTCAGTTGGATTgaaccctgtgtgtgtgtgtgtgtgtgtgtgtgtgtgtgtgtgtgtgtgtgtgtgtgtgtgtgtgtgtgtgtgtgtgtgtgtgtgtgtgtgtgtgtgtttaggagGTGGAGAGCTTCAGGCGGTGGAGGGGAATCCTCATCGAAGCGTGTGGAAGGTTTGCTGTTGGAGAATGGCAGAGGAGGTGAggaaactatatatatatatatatatatatgtgggaAATTTGAGGGGGAAaactaataaatgtatatttagggCAACACTGACAGTAATTTGAATTCAAAATGCGTCTTTTTTTCCCTTGTCTTTAAGTACTCTGTCTCTGACGTagtcttttttaatttagtctaTTTAATAATACACTTTGTTTTTTTCGCATAGTATAGGTAGCTTTTTATAAATGCCTTGTACTGGGTAACATCAAGTCtcaagaaattaaaaatgaataattaaattgaGCAAAATGTCTGTACTTAACACACCGCTTCTGTGAATGTTTGAGTCATTTTGTTTGTCGTTCTGAAAGATTCTGCTTTGTTTTGCTGTTTCAGGAGCAGTTCAACAAATACGAAAGGGCCATCTATGCTGCACTGAGTGGAAACCTCAAACAGGTAAATAGTCATCTAACTGTTTTTacactttgttgttgttttttgctttCCTCTTGTTTTTAGTCATTATTTGAATATGTCCTCATTTCCTGCAGCTGTTACCTGTGTGCGAGTCGTGGGAGGACACAGTGTGGGCGTATTTCCGGGTGATGGTGGACACTCTGGTAGAGCAGGAAATCTGTTCTTCTGGTCTTGGCAGTGAAGAGCTGGAGGAGCTGCCCAGAGAGTTCCTAGAGACCAAGTATGACTATAAACATCCTCTAATTTCCATCATATATACAGTCTTCATGTCCTTTTCCAGCAAGTGAATAATTCCATCATGTGCCTTTTTTAGTTGGACATTGGAGAAAGTCTTTGAAGAGCTTCAAGCAACCGAATCCAAAGTaagagtgaatgaatgaatgaggttTTATTTGTACAAGACTAAATTGATGGTTTATTTTCTGATCTTTTCACACGTGTTATGTTGACAGAGGGTTCTGGATGCAACTAAGGAACATTACCATTTGATTCAGAAGTTTGTTATTCTTGATGATCTTAATGGTACGCTTTAAGAACAGATATTTGGAAAAAtctcagtttttctttttgaaaagttttctttttaagtttaatGTTTAACTTGTGTTGAAAGGTCTTCTGGAGGAGTTCAGTGATTGGTTGGGAAGAAGTACAGCTTTGCCAGCTCATCTGTTGCGCTTCATGTCACATTTAGTGTTGTTTTATCGCAGTTTGGGCATGCAACTCAAGGTACGTacataatatgctttttttttttttttttggtttgttttagaTTATATCTCTCTTCATGTTTCTAGCTTATTGCTtgtacagataaatacattcaaatgtTTGATGCAGACTCACCATTGTGATCTGTGTTTGTCAGGAGGAGGTGTGTGTAGATGCCCTGAAGGCGTACATCTCACTGTTAGTAAAGGAAAAGCAAGTGGATCTCATTGCATTTTACGTCAGTCACCTTCCTGCTGACATGGCTGTGTCACAATACGCTCAGTTCCTGGAGGAAGTCACTGAGACTGAGCAGCGCAAACACTGTCTGGAGCTGGCAACACAAGCAGGTGAGGTCAAAGAGTCTTGTATCTCAATGGAAagggtttattttgcaataatgactgtgtgtacattaaatgtttattacatTGTTATTACATACTTATTACATATTGTGTTTAGGTTTGGACGTAGCAGCAATCACAAAAACAGTAGTAGTGACCatcagagagagaaacacagatGAGTTTGCCCACCATGACCTGACCCCTGCACTAGATACAGCAACTACAGTGGTACAAATGAACTGTTAACTGTGTTAATTTATAATTCTATATCCAATTAGCAATAGAATTAGCACAAAACTCTTCATCTATTCATACAGGAGGATCAGCAGAAGATTGATGTCATTGACTGGCTGGTGTTTGATCCCGCCCAGCGAGCTGAAGCCCTTAAACAGAGCAATGCCATCATGAGGAAGTTCTTAGGTGAGACTTGTGCAgctaaattattatattataattattatattatatgctgTCATTAACCATTAATTagtgtgattaatcgcatccaaaatataggttcttgtttacataataaatgtgcgtgtactgtgtatatttattatgtgtatataaatacacatacatacatttatatttaagtaaaatgttatgtttatatattaaatatttatatataatataaatatatacatgtaaatattttcaaaatatgtacatgtgtatttatgtatacgtaataaatatacacaatacacatatatattctgtaaaaaacgtttattttcataataaaattaatcatttgacagcattaattCAGATGTAactgtgactgtcccattgactgccaagtaaattccactgtcaaggcccagaaaagtatgaaaagcatcgtcaaaatagtccatctgccatcagtggttcaatctgactGTTATGAAGCggcgagaatactttttgtacgaaagaaagaaaattaaaataacgactttattgaagtattcgtctcctctgcgtcagcgttgcgccattttggagaatatctgcTGGACGCAAATagtgtaaaaaatacaaaaagtattctcgccGCTTCATAagtcagattgaaccactgatggcagatggactattttgacgatgcttTTCTGGgtcttgacagtgtaatttacttgggacagtcacaagcctcccggttttcatccaaaatatcttaatttgtgttccgaagatgaacgaagcttttatgggtttggaatgacgtgggggaaagtgattaatgacacaattttcatatttgggtggagtaaccctttaagggATAATACAAGACTTCACCTTATAAACGGTTGTAGAATGCAAAAATTCTATGAAATGCGCCATATTTTGTGAGAGTGTGACGTGATGAACTATTTTTGGAATTGGTTCTCTAAAATTATTAAGAAACAAGTATTGGATTATTATAACAAGTATTGCAGCGCAGTGCAATTTATGCTTAAGAGTTTTCATTCTTGGTCTATTCTGGATACCGTTAAGTTTGTAAGATTTGTTTTGGAGTGAAGGGAATTAAAATACATGCTTATAGTGTTTATTAATGTGtagttttgttgtatttaccaatagttttcatatttttgaatgtaaaaataaaaatgtgcattttccAGAAAATACAGTAGTTTATACCATTAAATCCAAGCTTTTAAGCTTAGTTTACTCCTAGGTTTTAGGTCAGTTAGCTTAGATTAGCGacatttgcatttcatttattcacatcTAATGTTCCTCATTCGCCGTAGCATCTAAGAAGCATGACGCTGCTAAGATGGTCTTCGCCAAAGTGCCGGAAGATTCCATGCGGGAAATCTACCGCCAGTGGGAGGAGCAAGGCATGGACACGCCCCTTCCTGCCGAGGAGGAGAATGCTATTCGTGAGCATCTGTGCATCCGTGCCTATCTGGTGAGGAGCTGCATCTTTGTGCAACACTGAATTGTCTGTTACTATATTGAATGTAGTTACAGCGAGATGATCTTACTGTGATCTTACTTTTCCCCCCACAGGAAGCTCACGAAGCGTTCAATGAGTGGTTCAAGCACATGAACTGTCCTCCGGTGAAACCCACAGCACCTGCTCAAGCGAAGTTTACAGAGAAGGTGGCCCATGAGATGAAAGAAGCAGAGTACAAGGTTAGAACAGACCGTTCTCACAGTGCCGAACACTTCTAGCTTTTATCTTTAATGGCTTTTCTTTGTCTCTTCCTCCAGATAGAGTATGAGAACTGGCAGGGCCGTCTGGGAGCGCTGACAGAGGATGTGAAGGAGAGGATCTATAATGTGCTGCTGTTCGTAGATGGAGGCTGGATGGTGGATGTCAGAGAGGTGAATAGGTTCTCTATTAATTTATTGGTTTGGCAAACATGAATTAattgtaatcattttaattcagaatttaacaaatacattttaagtgtaGGATGTTCTGgattcacggtgtgtgtgtttttggcaggacactgaggaagactCTGAGCGCGCTCATCAGATGACTCTGCTGCGGCGTTTGTGTCTGCCCATGATGTCTTTCCTCCTGTTAACCGTACTGCAGCGCACTGAGCGCCACCAGGAGAGTCTGCGTCTGGCTGATATCATTGCGTCTGACCAACACCGACTCTATGAGGTGTGATTGAGTATTGACTCAATTTGCATGAGTTCTCTTCTGATAACATAAGTGCTCATGTTAAATATGATGCTGTCTTGTTTGAAAGTTGGTTAATCTGACCTGTCTTTCTTTTTGTCAGGTTTTCTCCAAAGATGAGCTGCAGAAGTTTCTCCAGAAGATGAGGGAATCCTCTCTACTCCTGCTGGATAAAGGGCTGGATCCGCTTGGATATGAGATTCAGCCCTAGACACTGTTTGTTTCTCATGCTGTTTATGtccttagaaaaaaataaaagctttgtaattttgtatttgaataaagATGAATTTTTTTGAATTTTGTAAATTGTTTAAGTGGAGAGTCACACTGATATTTCATCTTTATTCTTCAAGAGTGATGCATTTCTTTCcatttgtatcatttttttttttttttttcagtcttcCATATTAAATAGAATACCAGACAATTTCTTCCattctttaataattttattttgaatttttaattctattttatcatCAATGGTTTCAAATTGAGTTTTGTATATCAACCACTTATGGTTTTCCTCTTAAAATTGAACTATGCATAAacaaaaatggtaacactttagtatagggaccaattctcactattaactaccggtagttgcttattagcatgcctattattaacatatacagtgggtacggaaagtattcagacccccttaaatttttcactctttgttatattgcagccatttgctaaaatcctaaaattttcctcaatgtacacacagcaccccatattgacagaaaaacacagaattgttgacatttttgcagatttattaaaaaagaaaaactgaaatatcacatggtcctaaatattcagaccctttgctcagtatttaatagaagcacccttttgatctaatacagccatgagtctttttgggaaagatgcaacaattttttcacacctggatttggggatcctctgccattcctccttgcagatcctctccagttctgtcaggttggatggtaaacgttggtggacagccatttttaggtctctccagagatgctcaattgggtttaagtcagggctctggctgggccattcaagaacagtcacggagttgttgtgaagccactccttcgttattttagctgtgtgcttagggtcattgtcttgttggaaggtaaaccttcggcccagtctgaggttctgagcactctggagaaggtttccgtccaggatatccctgtacttggctgcattcatctttccctcgattgcaaccagtcgtcatgtccctgcagctgaaaaacacccccacagcatgatgctgccaccaccatgcttcactgttgggactgtattggacaggtgatgagcagtgcctggttttctccacacataccgtttagaattaaggccaaaaagttctatcttggtctcatcagaccagagaatcttattcaggtgttttttagcaaactccatgcgggctttcatgtgtcttgcactgaggagaggcttccgtcgggccactctgccataaagcccccgactggtggagggctgcagtgatggttgactttctacaactttctcccatctcccgactgcatctctggagctcagccacagtgatctttgggttcttctttacctctctcaccaaggctcttctcccccgatagctcagtttggccggacaggccagctctaggaagggttccggtcatcccaaacgtcttccatttaaggattatggaggccactgtgctcttaggaaccttaagtgcagcagaaatgtttttgtaaccttggccagatctgtgccttgccacaattctgtctctgagctcttcaggcagttcctttgacctcatgattctcatttgctctgacatgcactgtgagctgtaaggtcttatatagacaggtgtgtggctttcctaatcaagtccaatcggtttaatcaaacacagctggactcaaatgaaggtgtagaaccatctcaaggaagaaagaagaagaaatggacaccacctgagttaaatatatgagtgtcacagcaaagggtctgaattaggaccatgtgatatttcagtttttcttttttaataaatctgcaaaaatgtcaacaattctgtgtttttctgtcaatatggggtgctgtgtgtacattaatgagaaaaaaaaatgaacttaaatgattttagcaaatggctttaatataacaaagagtgaaaaatttaagggggtctgaatactttccgtacccactgtatgtgctgtttattagtacttacaaagcacatattctacattcctaatcctaCTCAATACCTAAATTtgacaactaccttactattaataagcagcaaagtagtagtttattgaggcaaaagtcatagttaatggtttgttaataacgagaactggaccttaaaataaagtgtgaccacaaaaacaatacaatttaaGAGTAATATAAAGGTTATTTACACCATTCTCGTCAAGAAACAATGCTAACTTTTTTCAGTGCCAAACAATAAATGGGACTAGGCCATAAAGGGTTGATACACCAATACTATGCTTATGAATGTGCCATATTTGTGATAACCCGTTATGTAGGCTATAGGTTAGACTGGGATTGGTTTTCACACTTTTTTACtcaaattagttttttatttttttgtgtaaattaaCGATTTCTTGCGTAGACCTGTGTGCATTACGTGTTTTCTAAATAGGGAATCGCTCCGAACCTGTCCGAATCATTCAGACTGAATCTCAAATCGATTCAAACCTGTTTCCTGAACCGTGAccgattcattgaaaagaaccGATTTAAAAGAATGATTAATTCGCGAATGGGGCATctttaggcaaggcaagtttatttatagcacatttcatacacagtggtaattcaaagtgctttacataaaaggaagtgaaatagtttttgttttttttaatcacaacaataaaaacaagaaattaaaaaatgtaattttaattaaagcaatttggttctttctcattatttgacttagtgggagcatatacaggctaaacaagagcggtgcaagaattgagccttgtgggactccgcatggaCCTCCACTTaaacttatgctctcctatactcacataataacctctcccttctaagtatgacctgaaccatttgagtaccatcccagaaagcctgacccagttttccagtctctctagaagtatgttatgatcgacagtgtcaaacgcagcactaagattttgccagaatcagaattaaagcgaatatcatttattatcttattgagtgctgtctctgtgctgtgatgcgctcggaaaccagattgaaaatccaggtatccatttgaatttaagtagttgttcagctgattaaaaactaccttttcaataatcttacctatgaaaagaagatttgatattggtctatagttgctcgacatggtgttatcaagattgagctttttcagaaggggcttaataattgcagttttcagggagtttggaaacgTCCCAGAAAGATGTGAGgcattcaccacttctaagatatctgcttctaaacagttaagcacactttgaaaaaagatgtgggaagtgtgtcaagatagcaggttgatgatttaaggtgctgtactatttcttccaaaattttgctatcaattgcttcaaaaacagacatagtcacttctttttgaaattgcggtcgaatctgtgtgacctctgcatgaCTAGAAGATGTGCCAATCTCcattctgatattattgatcttctcagaaaagaaggaagcaaactcattgcatttgctgGCGGaaagcatttcactgggaatctgacttgggggggttcgtcagtctctccacagtagcaaaaagagtgcgagagttgtttaagttactgtttataaggtttgagaagaatgtctgtctagctgtggctagttccacattgaaagcatgaaggtaTATAAcatatagatgctatagtgaatttcaagtttcatCTTCCACCAAATCTGCTCAGCTTTTCTgtattgtcttttcatactctgaactgctgttgattttctccaagatGATTTTTGCTGACCTTTACcagagcaatatcatcaataacattcttaacttttgagttaaatgaatccaggagaagatcaacagagtctgcagaaatgcttggtgttaaagatatagccttcataaatagcacactagtgttctcgttaatgcatctctttctgacagagacagatgtagattcagtggtaacagagatcaatatatcaaagaaaatacagaagtgatcagatagtgctacatccttaataacaatggatgaaatgtttagacctctactgatgagtaaatctagagtctgtccacgattgtgtgtgggttcatgcacatgctgaatcaggtcaaaagtgtttaaaacagttataatttcttttgtagttttgatttctgcattatctgtgtgaatattaaaatcccctgcaatagcaaaacaagtcaaactctgaggaaatcattgataacagttctgtgaactcttcaacaaagactggagagtattttggaggcctgtaaataatgataaacagaatgcgtggagcacctttcagcacaatacctaagtattcaaaagacaaatactgaccaaatgacacttgcttgcattgataaacatctttaaatagagcagctacacctccacctctcctaacagtcctgcagacacctgtaaaattaaagttaggaggggctgtttcattgaggactgttgcactgctgctgtcttcaagccatgtttcatttagaaacataaaatccaggttgtttgtggttattggGTATGCAGAAAATACTAGTCACACGACTTTACTGACTTCTTTATTGAACATTTCCGACCATAGTGACAGAGAAAGTCTTATCACAGTTGTCCAATGGAGACGCGAGTTCATCCATCAAATCTTAATTAAACGACACAAGCTTCGTGAGAGGAAAGCGTTTGAGTCACGCGCAGAGTCAGACTCTGATGAAACTGATGAACTGATGAAAGCGGCCGAGGTGGAAGACCTAAAACCTGCAGATGGCACACAACTCACACATTATCTCCGCATCTGTAAGTTGTCTGATAACATAACTATATTTCGCACTCAAACACAAGACTGTGTAATTGTGGCCACTGAAACTGGCTTGATATGAAACACCTTATTTGAAACAATATTCGACAAAATTACAACAGTAAACCAGTTaatttatacaatataaatcattaaaaaacaaaaaaacatggaaaAGGTAGGcctaaagcacacacacacacacacacacacacacacacacacacacacaaatcttgTGACCAACAGACCTTTTAATCCCAGTCTCCCTTGGCAAAAATTATCATATtcgatttttattatttattttttttcaggcaGGGTTTTAagactattttgcaagttccaAATGtccacataatttttttttttttagccctATACAAggtaacaaaagaaaaaagaatgacagaacaTTTACAGTACCTTTCATATAGCCTACTACacattatttctgtattttatttactgtacttatttgaacagcATGAATTATGCAAGTTCTGTGAATTCTTTGACAGTGTTGATCCAGTGATGCAGTCACACCAAAAGGGAAATAGCTGTGTTGACCTTGTTAGCTTCTTGACCTCAAATTCTATCTTGGGTTGCTCTGGTTCACTggtcatgtgtgtgttttttttttttttggcgaacacacacacacacacacacacatatatacagtggggcaaaaaagtatttagtcagccaccaattgtgcaagttctcccacttaaaaagatgagagaggcctgtaattttcatcataggtatacctcaactatgagagacaaaatgagaagaaaaaaaaatccagaaaatcacattgtaggatttttaatgaattaattggtaaattcctctgtaaaataagtatttggtcacctacaaacaagcaagatttctggctctcacagacctgtaacaacttctttaagaagctcctctgtcctccactcgttacctgtattaatggcatctgtttgaactcgttatcagtataaaagagacctgtccacaacctcaaacagtccaactccaaactccaccatggccaagaccaaagagctgtcaaaggacaccagaaacaacattgtagacctgcaccaggctgggaagactgaatctgcaataggtaagcagcttggtgtgaagaaatcaactgtgggagcaattattagaaaatggaagacatacaagaccactgataatctccctcgatctggggctccacgcaagatctcaccccgtggggtcaaaatgatcacaagaactgtgagcaaaaatcccagaaccacacgggggacctagtgaatgacctgcagagagctgggaccaaagtaacaaaggctaccatcagtaacacactgcgccgccagggactcaaatcctgcagtgccagacgtgtccccctgcttaagccagtacttgtccggcccgtctgaagtttgctagagagcatttggatgatccagaagaggattgggagaatgtcatatggtcagatgaaaccaaaatagaactttttggtaaaaactcaacttgtcgtgtttggaggagaaagaatgctgagttgcatccaaagaacaccatacctactgtgaagcatgggggtggaaacatcatgctttggggctgtttttctgcaaagggatcaggacgactgatccgtgtaaacgaaagaatgaatggggccatgtatcgtgagattttgagtgaaaacctccttccatcagcaagggcattgaagatgaaacgtggctgggtctttcagcatgacaatgatcccaaacacaccgcccgggcaacgaaggagtggctttgtaagaagcatttcaaggtcctgaagtggcctagccagtctccagatctcaaccccatcgaaaatctttggagggagttgaaagtctgtgttgcccagcgacagccccaaaacattactgctctagaggagatctgcatggaggaatgggccaaaataccagcaacagtgtgtgaaaaccttgtgaagacttacagaaaacgtttgacctctgtcattgccaacaaagggtatataacaaagtattgagatgaaattttgttattgaccaaatacttattttccaccataatttgcaaataaattatttaaaaatcctacaatgtgattttctggattttttttttcttctcattttgtctctcatagttgaggtatacctatgatgaaaattacaggcctctctcatctttttaagtgggagaacttgcacaattggtggctgactaaatacttttttgccccactgtatatatatacacactgcaGCACATAAGCCTACACGTTAATGTATGATGGTGTGGGCGCTAATATCATTATCaattatcattataattatctttatagttatcattctaACTTCCAAGGAGGCCGCAGGATAACTTTACAGTAGCCTATTTAAATTCATCAATGAAAATAGGTTCAAAATAATCTAACTCTGATTTACCCCAAAATAACTAGTTTTTATTGAAGAACATTCAGTTCTTAAAAATGTCTGTAATCATGAAATAAATGATGGTTAATTTAATATCAATATTCTCAatttcagttaatgaaaaagCAGCTTTGTCATAATTGCagcaaaaatactaaaaactgAGGGGAGCCTTTGAGTAAAAAAGACTGAGAACTGCGATTCAGTGTAAATTAAGTTAAAACATGTCAATTAAAGCACATTTTGCAGTGTGTGAGTGTAGAGTTGCTCTGCTCAAcagaaatcaataaataaacctAGGCGGAACAAACATACctctaaaaacataaaatcaatCCCTCCCTCCAGTAAACAGCTGTAAATGTGGAAGAGAGGCATTATGGGAGGCTAATGGGATAGATGAGTGATTGATCCGCAGTGCAGATGGGATTTGTGTGAGGTTCAAAGTCAAGCCCATCAGAATGCTGGAAGAATGGCATTATATAGAGATGCTGATACACCATACTGACGCTTCTTAacagtaattaattaatcagtAAACTCATTAATCAATTTCacaagtacactcttaaaaataaaggtgcttcacgataccatagaagaaccttttttgtctaaatggttccataaagagcCTTTTAACTTCTGaggaacctttctgtttcacactaggttctttgtggtgaaagaaggttcttcagattatgtaaaggtaagaaagagatggttttTGAAtacacgaaaaaaaaaaaaaaaaacacacagcacAAATGATAATAATGGAGTAGGAAAAATATCTAAAgatattttctgaaaacattatcttaattttgctttaaatataaaaatcttatacagtattaaaacaat
The sequence above is drawn from the Onychostoma macrolepis isolate SWU-2019 chromosome 04, ASM1243209v1, whole genome shotgun sequence genome and encodes:
- the nup107 gene encoding nuclear pore complex protein Nup107, with amino-acid sequence MDWNQTLFSPVVRDTEVTRAARRKSSHKKVAFPLAQDETPGTSTTPARPLLRQTPGSLLKQTFTPRSALRNPDVSAILGTGSRTPRFINTPRTKGSLSMNLDDSDWTNSLYPSPLSGLVDTSFTEDVNMSALMLKEDDPGEAASLSLFPDFLQSYLRHASTDVFDLLEEYEALCQDKVSILQKMVLRSAPGQQKSSKTVSITWLLQQEMVTWRLITSLYRDRIHTVLEEDIMMDITMPTESEKAVMEQFFQKGNMVRQSQLVVDWLESIAKDEIGDFSDNIEYYAKSVYWENTLHTLKLRRNQSSGGFSRPLVTELDPDAPIRQKRPLADLDREDDTRLLKNLFNLIRAGMTDEAQRLCKRCGQAWRAATLEGWKLYHDTNINGGGGELQAVEGNPHRSVWKVCCWRMAEEEQFNKYERAIYAALSGNLKQLLPVCESWEDTVWAYFRVMVDTLVEQEICSSGLGSEELEELPREFLETNWTLEKVFEELQATESKRVLDATKEHYHLIQKFVILDDLNGLLEEFSDWLGRSTALPAHLLRFMSHLVLFYRSLGMQLKEEVCVDALKAYISLLVKEKQVDLIAFYVSHLPADMAVSQYAQFLEEVTETEQRKHCLELATQAGLDVAAITKTVVVTIRERNTDEFAHHDLTPALDTATTVEDQQKIDVIDWLVFDPAQRAEALKQSNAIMRKFLASKKHDAAKMVFAKVPEDSMREIYRQWEEQGMDTPLPAEEENAIREHLCIRAYLEAHEAFNEWFKHMNCPPVKPTAPAQAKFTEKVAHEMKEAEYKIEYENWQGRLGALTEDVKERIYNVLLFVDGGWMVDVREDTEEDSERAHQMTLLRRLCLPMMSFLLLTVLQRTERHQESLRLADIIASDQHRLYEVFSKDELQKFLQKMRESSLLLLDKGLDPLGYEIQP